ATGACGTCGTCGACATCACCCTCGACAACGAGGCCCGTGACTATGTGATGGCGCTGGGCTACCTACAGGCTCCCGTGGTCGTCGCGGGCAACGAGCACTGGTCCGGATTCCGTCCCGACCGCATCAAGGCCCTGGCCGGAGCGTCCGCCGTCACCGCCTAGACCACCCAACCGACCGAGAGGAGTGCAGACGTGAGCAACCTCGTCTACTTCTCCAGCGTCTCGGAGAACACGCATCGGTTCGTGCAGAAGCTCGAAATGCCTGCCATCCGGATTCCACTCAAGGAACGGATCCAGGTCGACGAGCCCTATGTACTCGTCCTGCCCACTTACGGTGGCGGACATGCCAACGGCCCGGATCCTGACCGCGGGGGTTATGTCCCCAAACAGGTGATCGCCTTCCTGAACAATGAACACAACCGGTCGTTGATCCGCGGTGTCATCGCCGCGGGCAACACCAACTTCGGTGCCGAATTCGGCTACGCGGGGGTCGTCGTGTCTCGTAAGTGCGGCGTTCCATTTCTCTACCGTTTCGAACTCATGGGAACGACGGACGACGTCTTTGCCGTCCGCGCAGGATTACAAGACTTCTGGAAGGACCAGACGTGCCACCAACCGTCACAGCTGCAGAACCTGTAACCACCGGCGCTCACGCGCTCCCGGGGGAGACGGACTACCACGCGCTCAACGCGATGCTGAATCTGTACGACGCCGACGGCAAGATTCAGTTCGACAAGGATGTTCAGGCCGCGCGGGAGTACTTCCTGCAGCATGTCAACCAGAACACCGTGTTCTTCCACAGCCAGGACGAGAAGCTCGATTACCTGATCGAGAAGGAGTACTACGAGCGCGAGGTGCTCGACCAGTACAGCCGCAACTTCGTCAAGAGCCTGCTGGATCGGGCATATGCCAAGAAGTTCCGGTTCCCGACCTTCCTGGGCGCGTTCAAGTACTACACCTCGTACACACTGAAGACCTTCGACGGTAAGCGTTACCTGGAGCGCTTCGAGGACCGCGTGGTGATGGTGGCGCTGACGCTGGCCGCAGGTGACACCACGTTGGCCGAGAAACTCGTCGACGAGATCATCGACGGCCGGTTCCAGCCGGCAACCCCCACTTTCCTCAACTCGGGCAAGAAGCAGCGCGGCGAACCGGTGTCCTGCTTCCTGCTCCGCATCGAGGACAACATGGAGTCCATCGGGCGCTCCATCAATTCCGCGCTGCAGCTGTCCAAGCGCGGTGGCGGTGTTGCATTGCTGCTGAGCAACATTCGCGAGCACGGCGCACCGATCAAGAACATCGAGAACCAGTCCTCGGGAGTCATCCCGATCATGAAGCTTTTGGAGGACTCGTTCTCCTACGCCAATCAGCTCGGCGCGCGGCAGGGTGCCGGCGCGGTGTACCTGCATGCGCACCATCCGGACATCTACCGGTTCCTCGACACCAAGCGCGAGAACGCCGACGAGAAGATCCGGATCAAGACGCTTTCGCTGGGCGTGGTGATCCCGGACATCACTTTCGAGCTGGCGAAGAAGAACGAGGACATGTACCTCTTCTCGCCGTACGA
This DNA window, taken from Mycolicibacterium neoaurum, encodes the following:
- the nrdI gene encoding class Ib ribonucleoside-diphosphate reductase assembly flavoprotein NrdI, whose protein sequence is MSNLVYFSSVSENTHRFVQKLEMPAIRIPLKERIQVDEPYVLVLPTYGGGHANGPDPDRGGYVPKQVIAFLNNEHNRSLIRGVIAAGNTNFGAEFGYAGVVVSRKCGVPFLYRFELMGTTDDVFAVRAGLQDFWKDQTCHQPSQLQNL
- the nrdH gene encoding glutaredoxin-like protein NrdH; translation: MNVTVYTKPACVQCNATYKALDKAGVEYDVVDITLDNEARDYVMALGYLQAPVVVAGNEHWSGFRPDRIKALAGASAVTA